In one window of Clavelina lepadiformis chromosome 4, kaClaLepa1.1, whole genome shotgun sequence DNA:
- the LOC143453312 gene encoding pre-mRNA-splicing factor syf2-like has protein sequence MEEPTSSTEDVNQLANEGESSSTTSSNTKQMSGADKHKERLDKLKALKMRRFESKKLNRAEVVEEDRKGKLPKNWENRQQRAEYKLNEIEQRKTCDENGIDYDREKLLHVSASEAERLDGIKRRKKDPDLGFSTFEAAGARNYQKITKQIQPDMEDYNRRKDEMGEELFYAGLNTLLPGKIKDTKQGIDKMVNDLLDRKAKKKPFSRRRVYDESKDVDYINESNARHNKRLERFYGKYTAEIKQNLERGTAV, from the exons ATGGAAGAACCAACATCTTCAACAGAAGATGTGAACCAACTTGCAAATGAAGGTGAAAGCTCATCTACGACATCCAGCAATACAAAGCAGATGTCGGGTGCAGATAAACATAAGGAGAGGTTAGATAAGCTAAAAGCGTTGAAAATGCGAAGATTTGAATCGAAGAAACTGAATCGTGCCGAAGTTGTGGAAGAAGACAGAAAAGGGAAATTACCAAAGAATTGGGAAAATCGACAGCAACGAGCAGAATATAAACTGAACGAAATCGAGCAACGGAAAACTTGTGACGAAAATGGCATCGACTATGACCGAGAGAAATTGCTCCACGTCAGCGCCTCCGAAGCGGAAAGACTGGATGGTATAAAACGAAGAAAGAAGGACCCTGACCTAGGCTTTTCAA CGTTTGAAGCAGCTGGAGCCCGTAATTATCAAAAGATAACGAAGCAAATCCAGCCGGACATGGAGGATTACAATCGTCGTAAGGATGAGATGGGGGAGGAATTGTTCTATGCCGGACTGAACACGCTACTCCCTGGGAAAATAAAAGACACAAAGCAGGGAATTGACAAAATGGTCAATGACCTGCTTGATAGAAAGGCGAAGAAGAAACCTTTCAGCAGAAGACGCGTTTATGATGAATCAAAAGATGTTGATTACATCAATGAAAGTAACGCCAGGCACAACAAGAGGCTGGAAAGGTTTTATGGAAAGTACACAGCAGAAATCAAACAGAACTTGGAACGAGGTACAGCGGTTTAA
- the LOC143453308 gene encoding 2'-5'-oligoadenylate synthase 1-like, which yields MHKYHCNRCGRQFGSPSAVKMHLRNKHFDKSVCEKCGVEVYQKLMQTHVGDKHLTDGGIVPFYQKSRSKSTSKLMKPKASKEDESFWEVPDERLQSFVAPGTLTKCRLCGVSLGDVHGREQHERDAHQFTTQVRNSLALRFPALNMLDILQPCDVRDYVQHGLTPVLSGSTECNKEVNILVDFLIEQLPLDVSQVIRGGSYGKRTCLKGHSDLDMVMFLEGMPLFGGDRASANRLAVCIRRVKTALQRSLLATRILVSEETNHALRFQYKCYNDDHIHHVDLLPCNDLLGQAPTTEDKNAIFELIANCKNTDQLLLLNTCLLQLQVEFVRQRPRILHDLIRLVKHWKRVSFGKATSECSYRRMPNSYTLELITIYTWEKHGKPIRFSLTHGLAAVFKVLTKYENLCVVWFENYSRHCKWLKETLQAPRPIIVDPANPLNNVCESSNCWDEMAYVAKQSLKKPLFKGITNTKKW from the exons atgcacAAATATCACTGTAACCGATGTGGTAGGCAGTTCGGCAGCCCCTCTGCAGTGAAAATGCATCTacgtaataaacattttgacaaatCAGTTTGCGAGAAGTGCGGTGTCGAGGTATACCAAAAACTCATGCAG ACCCATGTCGGTGATAAGCACTTGACAGATGGAGGGATTGTgcctttttatcaaaaatccAGGAGCAAATCGACGTCGAAACTTATGAAGCCGAAAGCTTCGAAAGAAGACGAAAGTTTCTGGGAAGTCCCGGATGAGAGACTTCAAAGCTTCGTTGCTCCTGGTACTTTAACAAAATGTCGTCTCTGTGGAGTATCACTAGGTGACGTACACGGTAGAGAACAGCACGAAAGAGATGCACATCAGTTTACTACTCAAGTGCGAA ATTCGTTGGCCTTGCGATTTCCTGCTTTAAACATGCTCGATATCTTGCAACCTTGTGACGTCAGGGATTACGTTCAGCATGGTTTAACACCAGTTTTGTCTGGAAGCACTGAATGCAATAAAGAGGTCAATATTCTGGTTGATTTCCTTATTGAACAGTTGCCGCTAGATGTCTCACAAGTTATTAGA GGCGGCTCATACGGAAAAAGAACTTGCTTGAAGGGTCACTCGGATCTCGACATGGTCATGTTTCTGGAAGGGATGCCCTTATTTGGGGGGGATCGCGCCAGTGCAAACCGATTAGCGGTCTGCATTCGTCGAGTCAAAACTGCTCTCCAGCGCTCCCTGCTGGCCACCCGAATACTAGTCAGCGAGGAAACGAATCATGCTCTGAGATTCCAATACAAATGCTACAATGATGATCACATACACCACGTTGATTTACTACCTTGTAACGACCTACTTGGTCAAGCGCCAACAACAG AGGACAAGAACGCCATTTTCGAGCTGATTGCAAATTGTAAGAACACAGATCAGCTCCTGTTGCTGAATACTTGCCTGCTTCAGCTTCAAGTTGAATTTGTTCGTCAGCGACCCAGAATACTTCACGATCTTATAAGGCTCGTAAAACATTGGAAGCGCGTTTCATTTGGAAAAGCGACCTCTGAGTGCAG TTACCGGCGCATGCCAAATTCCTACACGCTGGAACTGATAACCATTTATACCTGGGAGAAGCATGGAAAACCCATAAGATTCAGC TTGACCCACGGACTTGCCGCAGTGTTCAAGGTGCTGACAAAGTATGAAAACTTGTGTGTAGTCTGGTTCGAGAATTACTCACGGCATTGTAAATGGTTGAAGGAGACTCTTCAAGCTCCAAG ACCCATCATAGTAGATCCAGCAAATCCATTAAACAACGTTTGCGAAAGCAGCAATTGCTGGGATGAGATGGCCTATGTTgcaaagcaaagtttaaaaaagccCTTGTTCAAGGGAATtacaaacaccaaaaaatggtGA